The DNA sequence TCACACAAACTCAAGGAGTATGTCTCATAGGCAAAAAGGTCCAGTTCTCAAACTCCCAAGATATCAAGCTACCATGATCATCTAAACGCCAATTAATCCAAATATTATCTCTCGAGTGATTATTTCATGATGCTAACAAATTGAAGAAGCATAAGTAGTCAATGGGAAGCCACCAATACATCGCGTAGGAAGGATTAGTAAAGAACTTCTATACATACATAAGTAATTATGTTTAATCACTTGATAGAAAATATTATCATTCTTTTCCACAGAGTCAACATTGATCAAGGTTAAAAGAGTATCGCATACCTGCATCAGCATCAGTGCCACTGAGGACTAAAAAGTTTCAAGAAAAGATATTTTTTGTATTTAGTGGTTTTTGTGATATTAAAATGCTGTGAAAGACAAAAACATAAACAATGATAACTTAAGATTTGATCAAGTTCATGCATTCAAAAGGTATCATTACTTTAATTCCATAAAGACGGACGGAGGAAACAATCTAAAAGAAGCTGCTAAAAATTAAGTTGTCATCCAACACTGTTTAGTAGGTTAGTCAGAAGTTTTGTTTCATTCATGGATTAATTATGCAAGAATTATAATACATGAATAGTTATGCAGTGAAAAATAATGGATGGATGGTTATGCGGTGAAAAATATGTAAGGACTGCTATGGGGTGAACAATAATACAGGAACGATTAAGCATGGATTGCCTTCTTTAAGGGCATTTTTTCTTGAGATACTCATATTCGTGTTTTTTATAACCAAGAAATTCCCCAAGGCCAACTGGCACATGGTTCAAAACTCGGTGGATATTGGAACCACCACTCTAcctttctccacttaaataccggGCTTTTGTTTGCGGCCAGAAATAGGTCTTACCACTTAGATCGAAGTCTGGGCGTGataccttttttttttataagttGGCGTGATACCTTCTTTTTTTTATAAGTTGGCGTGATACCTTTATTCATGTTGCTAATACGTTTATCTGTGTTTCACATTTTTTTTCCTGTATAAATAGTAGTTAATTGCTGCATATTATGCCAATATTAGCAATACAGAGTTCAATACCACAAACCAAAGTTGCATTGTTTAAAGAGAGTTTCATACCGGAAACTGAACATTGTATTAGTTATGCAAAGATTAAATTCATAATGCAGAGTTTTATCTTGTAGGCCAAATGTTGTATTAGTAAGCAGAATTTTATGCCTGTACTATTTTTCTTATGTggccaaccaaacgaccccttagtttGTTTTCACAGGCAGCTGAGTAGAATAACATGCGATCTGCTTGTCTGGGAAGGATATAGAGTACAAAAATATCTGAGATATCCACAGAACATTAACATAGTAATATCTAAACATAAGAATCTGTCACAACAAATTATTCAATCAGCTACAGTTCGTATTTTATATATTATGGTAGGTATTGCTGAAAAAGCAGTTTGAAGAACACCTTTCTATTCAAAAATGGATCTGTACTTTGTGACTGACAGCTAGATGTGCATATTATCTATCTATGCCAGACATATAACTTCTATGTTTTCTAATCAATTCAGTAACTAGTCGATCAGAATCTCTTTCACTTACCGGATGTAAAAGTTCATTATAGTAGATGACAGATATGCTTCAGGAGCAAGAGATTCCATGTCTGAATAACAGATTTCGACTGATTCAGGATCATCCCTAATCAATGTAAAAGATGGTACAGATATCATAATAAAAAATGAGAGATAGTGCCCAAGGTAATAAGTGATGCTGATAAAAAATGCTCATTCAGGACATACCTCGACGGATAGTATATCTTGGTTGCCATTGTGCTGAATGAGGTATAAGAGTAATCAATAATTGCTACCAGAACTAAAACTAGGTGCTTGCTTACGTGTCACATGAAAAGACAAATATATCAGTTCAATACCTTTCAACCACATGAACTTGCTGCCTTATCTCAACAACATCAGGTTCCTCCTCATCCACTAGAACAACAGCCTCATCCTAAGAAAATAAAGAACGTCATAATGAGACCCGGGACCATATTAGGAGTAAATACAAGACTGACACACTTCTAACCTCGAACATGAACCATACTGAAGATAGAAATTTTTATCTTGAATAAGGGGGAGAGGCTACAACAATTCACTGTAAAGTCTTGTTACTGTTTATTGACAAGAAGGTGTACCAGATTTATCATAGTGTGGAATTCTAAGGCTCCAACAAAGGTAATGTGTTTTGTATGGCTGGTAATCAGAGAAGTGTGCTTAACTCAAGACAATTTATAAAGAAGGGGCTTCCAACTTGTCAACAATCTGTTACTTGTGTGGAAAAGAGACTGAATCCAGCAATCATCTTTTTGCATTGTCTTTACACTGCAGAACTTTTGGCAGATGTTTCTGAATATTTTGGGTAAAAAATGGACCATGCCAAGGTCAGCTGCAGATCTCATTCAATGCTGAAGGGACTGcctaaaggaaagaaaaaaattgGAAATGCCATACCTGCTTGTATTTGGTGGCGTATATGGAAAGAGAGAAACAGAAGAGGCTTTGAAGGCTACAACAACCCCATACTAAAGACCTATGATTGTCTACTTTTGGCTTTTGGTGTAAATTGGAATGCGTAAATGAGGCTGAGCCCTTGCTACAGTTCATAGAATCTTTTGTAAAGCATAGACTGGGCACTCCTCCCCTTTGTTACTAGCTCTTTTTGCTagtttttttctgttttttgCCTGTACTTTCAGATGTAATCAGCACTTTCTTTGTGCTGTTTTTTTTACATCAATAATACTTACCACTTCAAATAAAGTAGAAGTTCGAATAAGCTAATGAATCCATGCATACACGATGCTACTAACCATCGCCACCGCCAAAGGGAGAAAAGAAAAGAGGCAGTGGAAATGACTAATGATTGTTTCCTCTATCAAGGATAAAGTAGCCATTATCATCCCTTAATCCATACATAGGAACAAAAACGCCCGCAATTTTTCTACTCAATGAAGAATGTACACGAGGAaaccaaaaggaaagaaagatacAGGGAAATCTTACATTCACATGCCTCAAAGTACATGAAGATTGGGCTTGAGAAGCTTTCCACCTGAGAAAGTAGCAGCAAATCATAATCAAACACATTTTCCTTTTGttcctttatttcataacaaAGCTCCAACAACAAGTTGAAAGTTAGACTAAGGGGATGCGGGAGAAGCAAATGAATGGTCAGCAAATTCAAATTCATGGCTCGTTTGCACAAAGATGGGTTTCGGTTGAACATATAATGATGCAATCTTCCGGCTTTTTACCCAAATGAACACACAAAGATACATTGTGAGTACAGATGTGCTGTTTTAGAGCATGAAATAGACTGATTTTCCGCGTAGTGTTGGAACTAGAATGTGGAAACGACTGGATCTTCAAAATGTCATCACTGGAACTGCACTTCTCTCACCGCGGGTGGTTGCCACATAAGGAATAGAATATTGTGGGGATTATAAATCCTCCTTCGGAACTGTAGTTTGGTTCAATTCGTTAGGGAGAAATTATAATCCAGATTCACGTCCAGCATTGGTAGCTCAACCTAACAATTCATTAGGCTTACAATGAGGGGATTAACATTTACATTTGTGTATCTGTTGGGGTGCCGCGGAACAGGGGATTTTTAATCTAATACCGTCACTCCTAGCAAGGCACAAAGATACTATTTTACACTCTTCCCCTTACACACCCATCCTCATAGCAGCACATCTTCCCCAATCAAGCCCTCCATATATTTTTATTACTTTATCCTTTATATGGTTAGTCGTAGATACAGAAATGTGATTAAAAAAGGTAAAGTTAATCCCACGTAAATTTCCGCACCTAATCCATAAAGAAATGTGCTGCGAAAATTTACCAATCATAATTCCAATTCCCCCAAGTATTATCCCATTCACAATCACCTTACTAGCTGACAAGTGACAACGCTCCCTCTAAGCAGGTAGGTAATATATAATCCACCTTTGTCTTGGCCATGAAAGCATTGACAGAACAAAACAACCCCTCAGATTTGTCCCTTTGACAATTTAATTCTAGTTcggtcattgttgttgttgttgttgagtaaTATCTTTGAAGTATGAACATGTTCATAAAATCAAACTTGGAACTAGAAGGTGCATAGTCCAAAAAGATAGTAGCTGAAAGAAATATACACACGGAAAGATCAGCGAGAACAGGGTTAATGGGAATGCATGATATTTCTTACTCTTCTTATTGCTTGACCATCAATTCTAAAGAAACTAATGTACTTCATCATAAAAGAGGTCTCAGCTTTCAGTGTATCTAAAAAATTTCATCTTACAAAATATTCTTTTTTTAGTAAAATGCACACAAGATATCCCcaccagggtaggggtaagatttgcatacgcactaccctccccaaactccatttgtgggattatactgggttgttgttgttgttgcacccCCAGATTTTGTTTAACTCCATTAATCAAGAAAATAAGAGCAACAGCAAAGTATTCCAGTAATATCAGAAAAACAACGGCAACAATAAAGTGCTATAAAATAAAATCTTCTGGGAGCGTTAGGTAAAATAAGGAGGGAGACAGAAAAATCACATACTTTTCTGGGAAACAGCTAGAGAAACTTTCTTCAGAATAACGAGTAGAAATGTTTCTTCTCTTTCGGTCAGCATAAAAATCTTGTTCATCTATGTTTACACGGAATTTAAAAGGTTCTTCTCGTGAAGACAATGCTATCTTATGTCTTTGTCTTGTAGGAAACTGCCTGTTTAATGTCCTTTTGCGGCCACATGGATTTAGAGCATGTAATTCATTTTGGAAAGCATTTTCTGGCTTAGTGTCTGCCTGTTAATCAGtaagaaaaaaaatacatatatgtTGCGGTAAGTGCAGAATAACATTTACTATTTTCAGATAAGATTTATTATTAAAGTAGGGCTATACTTTTTCCTCCAGCTTGTTTGAAAAGCACGCAGCAAACGCAGATTGCGAAGGGGATGCTGATTGTGTTGACCGTTGCCCAAGGCCATCAAGTGCACCTACAAAATTCCACCTGCCTTTACTTCTCTTTCAAACAAATATTTTGTAAAgcaactcaaatcttttgcccaTCTAATTCCCATGTAGCTGCATGCATACATTTACATAAAACCAGAGTCGCACTCATGCTCGTGTAATGAACTCATAAAGTGCCTAAGTCAGCAGTAGACCTCTCCAAGCTGGACCATGGGTACACTTGGTATGCTAGAAGTTCTTTTGCATATATCTGTTCTCCCCACTAAGGAACTTCCCTTAATTCGTATAGACAAGAACTTGTAACAAAAGAAAAGCTTAAATTGTTCTTTTAAAACAGAGAAAGGCTTAACATAGTCCCAAAAATGCATAAAGAAAATATTGACTTACCAATAGAACCAGACTTGTGCCTCCCCCATGAGGCACATCCATTTTCCTGTCAAAATGGTGTAAGCAATAATGCTCAATTACATAACCAATCAAAGAGGAAAAAGACACATTTGTTCGAGAGAACATATTCCAAACATGGATCTATCACTATGTATGATTGACAGCACCATTATGATTATACACAAGTTATTGAAAAAAGTTTTTCTCTCTTTTATTCGTGATAGATTTTTCATTAGAGTATTGTAATCCCTCTCTCAAATTATGACACTGATGCCATATTAGTTAAAACATACTTATAAGCAGCTTTCACTTATCAACCAATACCAGAGTAACATAAAGCCCACCATTTGCTATGCGAATGTGGGTCAACAATTTTTACCTTTTCATATAAGAATTGTGGGTCAACATAACTCACAATCAGGTTTATTTGGGAAAAGCAAATCACACTACCTCAAGTTGATAATGCGGTAGTGGTCGATGAAGTGGGAGGAGACCCATGAGGTCTCAGATTCAAATCCCAGTGGAGGCAAAAAACATTTTCTCATTTGCCCAAGCCTTGATGCGTAGAGTTACCGGTTACTTGTGCTAGTGGGAGGTAGTAGGTACCCGACGAAATAGTCAAGGTGCGTGCACAAGTTGGCCCCGGACCACCGTCATAAGAAAATGataatgatcaaataatacaACATGTTAATGGTGCAAGGACTCTTTTTAATAAAGTTTATAGATGGTCACCCTATTCACCAAAAATCCAATAAATGCAGCAAATGCATGAGCCAAAGTACACGTGAAAAACAAATGCACACATTTCCCACTACATTTTTGTACTAGTTCTAAAGCAAAATTTAATTTAGAAATTAGTCCATAATTCAACTACTCCGCAACACTCTTATATGTAGggttcttcaaaattttactcTCTTCTTCGAAAATCAACAAAATCCAGTGAATGTACGACCAACAGTAATAAGTCCCAAACTAGTTAGAACTCAGAGTCTCACCTTATCGGATTTTCTCCGCTCCAATTCATCCTCGTGCTTTTTAATATTTGCCTTCAACTTCTCACCGCCATCAGGTAACATAGCGCCTCTGGAGCCAAGCAACTTCTTGAGCCTGACTATTTTGTCGGTTAGTTCAGCATTCGTTAATATCGAAAGTTCGTCACTTTGTTCTTCTCCGTCAACGGCAATCGTCGGTTGGTGTATCTCCGCCGCTGCCGCCGGCGGTGCTTTAGTGGTGACCACGAGCTCTGCTGGAGGCTCGTCATCGGCGTCGTTGATCAGCTTATTCCAGTCAATAAGTAACCCTTTTTTCATGATGCATGTGATTAAGGTGACACATTTACAATTTTTAAGCGAGTGTGTGTATCTATGTTGATTAATAGGTTTGATACCTAAAATGACACCTCAACTTGTAACGTTTTGCAAAACGGTTGTCATAACCCAACCCGCCTAATATGACCCATATTTTAGAATCATGTTCATCttgcataaataaattattttatcatttatacacctatgtgtaaaaaataaataaatacttagtattttgaaaatcaaaatatattttcttaaataacaaattagtatttaaattgaaaatacaaataaaaaaacaATTGGTGGGGTGGGTGGGTGATGCAgaaaaaacgaaaaaacagaaaacggaaaatacaaaaaaaaaagggtgcagaaaaacgaaaaaaaaattccaaactattttgtgcaacaaacaacaacaacaacaacccactaaaatttcactaatggggtctggggagggtagtgtgtacgcagaccttactcataccccgaaggagtagagaggctgttttcgaaaaACCCTCGgctcaataaaataaaaagacaaaatgacaaaaaggagacaatattagtatcacaacaacaatcataggataaataggaacaccatgaaatccagaagaaagatgcaaagcaaagggagacaatattagtaaatattagtatcagcacaacaatcataagaaaaataggaacaccatgaaatctagaagaaagatgcaaagcaaaaatgatagctagtaaataggacatgcactgaaaagcgaaatagtaagccacaacattgccactagctatcttagacaaaaaccctatatggctagtcccacaatggtacgaagtaaggcatgactcaactacctcctaacctacaaccctaatactcgacctccacatcttcttatcaagtgtcatgtcctcgtaaatctggagtctcgccatatcctgcttgatcacctctccccaatacttcttaggtcgccctctaccttTTCTCGTGCCATCCACAACTAGCTGCCCATACCTCCGTACCgaagcatctgggcttctcctctgaacatgtccgaatcATCTAAGCCttacttcccgcatcttgtcatcaatgggagccacatgcaccttctcccggatatcatc is a window from the Nicotiana tomentosiformis chromosome 10, ASM39032v3, whole genome shotgun sequence genome containing:
- the LOC104095818 gene encoding ubiquitin-like-specific protease 1D isoform X2; amino-acid sequence: MKKGLLIDWNKLINDADDEPPAELVVTTKAPPAAAAEIHQPTIAVDGEEQSDELSILTNAELTDKIVRLKKLLGSRGAMLPDGGEKLKANIKKHEDELERRKSDKENGCASWGRHKSGSIGALDGLGQRSTQSASPSQSAFAACFSNKLEEKADTKPENAFQNELHALNPCGRKRTLNRQFPTRQRHKIALSSREEPFKFRVNIDEQDFYADRKRRNISTRYSEESFSSCFPEKWKASQAQSSCTLRHVNDEAVVLVDEEEPDVVEIRQQVHVVESTMATKIYYPSRDDPESVEICYSDMESLAPEAYLSSTIMNFYIRYLQQTKSLADGERCAYHFFNTYFYNKLKESVFSKNDKEASFVKLRRWWKGVNIFEKAYIFLPIHEKLHWSLVIICIPDKEDQLGPILLHLDSLGLHCSRSLFDTMKKFLVEEWKFLRQGEVEDVPIADKIWDDFPRRIDDIIIQVPQQRNEYDCGLFVLFFIERFIVKVHERLKEKDLAMFGRKLFEPEEASSLRWKIRNILKEKFKNSSDK
- the LOC104095818 gene encoding ubiquitin-like-specific protease 1D isoform X1, coding for MKKGLLIDWNKLINDADDEPPAELVVTTKAPPAAAAEIHQPTIAVDGEEQSDELSILTNAELTDKIVRLKKLLGSRGAMLPDGGEKLKANIKKHEDELERRKSDKENGCASWGRHKSGSIGALDGLGQRSTQSASPSQSAFAACFSNKLEEKADTKPENAFQNELHALNPCGRKRTLNRQFPTRQRHKIALSSREEPFKFRVNIDEQDFYADRKRRNISTRYSEESFSSCFPEKWKASQAQSSCTLRHVNDEAVVLVDEEEPDVVEIRQQVHVVESTMATKIYYPSRDDPESVEICYSDMESLAPEAYLSSTIMNFYIRYLQQTKSLADGERCAYHFFNTYFYNKLKESVFSKQNDKEASFVKLRRWWKGVNIFEKAYIFLPIHEKLHWSLVIICIPDKEDQLGPILLHLDSLGLHCSRSLFDTMKKFLVEEWKFLRQGEVEDVPIADKIWDDFPRRIDDIIIQVPQQRNEYDCGLFVLFFIERFIVKVHERLKEKDLAMFGRKLFEPEEASSLRWKIRNILKEKFKNSSDK